The following are encoded in a window of Lagenorhynchus albirostris chromosome 3, mLagAlb1.1, whole genome shotgun sequence genomic DNA:
- the CAPS gene encoding calcyphosin, giving the protein MDAVDTTMEKLRAQCLSRGASGIQGLARFFRRMDRDRSRSLDAGELQRGLAELGLVLDTAEAQGVCRRWDRDGSGTLDLEEFLRALRPPMSQVREAVITAAFAKLDRSGDGVVTVDDLRGVYSGRAHPRVRSGEWTEEEVLRRFLDNFDSSEKDGQVTLAEFQDYYSGVSASVDTDEEFVAMMTSAWRL; this is encoded by the exons ATGGATGCTGTGGACACCACCATGGAGAAGCTCCGGGCCCAGTGCCTGTCCCGAGGGGCCTCGGGCATCCAGGGTCTGGCCAG GTTTTTCCGCCGCATGGACCGGGACAGGAGCCGGTCCCTGGACGCAGGGGAGCTCCAGCGGGGCCTGGCCGAGCTGGGGCTGGTGCTGGACACAGCCGAGGCGCAGGGCGTGTGCAGGCGCTGGGACCGTGATGGCAGTGGGACGCTGGACCTGGAGGAGTTCCTGCGGGCACTGCGG ccccccatgtCCCAGGTCCGGGAGGCAGTCATCACAGCCGCGTTCGCCAAGCTGGACCGCAGCGGGGACGGCGTGGTGACTGTGGATGACCTCCGGGGGGTGTACAGCGGCCGCGCCCACCCCAGGGTGCGGAGCGGGGAGTGGACGGAGGAGGAGGTGCTCCGCCGCTTCCTGGACAACTTTGACTCCTCCGAGAAGGACGGGCAG GTCACGCTGGCCGAGTTCCAGGACTACTACAGTGGCGTGAGCGCCTCTGTGGACACGGATGAGGAGTTTGTGGCCATGATGACCAGCGCCTGGCGGCTGTGA
- the VMAC gene encoding vimentin-type intermediate filament-associated coiled-coil protein: MSAPPPLQIREANAHLAAVHRRAAELEARLDAAERTVRTQAERLARHDQQLRAALDELGRAKDREIAALQEQLLTSEATVQSLQAAVCRRDKLIRQLQPRAELLQDICRRRPPLAGLMATLAEAERLGPLPASVPSHPLPGGPSSHLANSTGEEEDRDHLQPAVFGTTV; the protein is encoded by the exons ATGTCAGCGCCGCCGCCCTTGCAGATCCGCGAGGCGAACGCACACCTGGCTGCGGTACACCGGCGCGCGGCGGAGCTGGAGGCGCGGCTGGACGCGGCCGAGCGCACGGTGCGCACCCAGGCCGAGCGCCTGGCCCGCCACGACCAGCAGCTGCGCGCCGCCCTAGACGAGCTGGGCCGCGCCAAGGACCG TGAGATTGCCGCTCTCCAGGAGCAGCTGTTGACCTCCGAGGCTACTGTCCAGAGTCTGCAGGCTGCCGTGTGCCGGAGGGACAAGCTCATCAGGCAGCTGCAGCCCCGGGCTGAACTGCTGCAGGACATCTGCCGCCGCCGGCCACCCCTGGCTGGGCTGATGGCCACCCTGGCTGAGGCTGAGCGCCTGGGGCCCTTGCCGGCCAGTGTCCCCAGTCACCCACTCCCTGGTGGGCCCAGCTCACACCTTGCCAACAGTActggggaggaagaggacagGGACCACCTCCAGCCTGCTGTGTTTGGGACCACTGTGTGA